From a single Miscanthus floridulus cultivar M001 chromosome 8, ASM1932011v1, whole genome shotgun sequence genomic region:
- the LOC136474466 gene encoding trihelix transcription factor GTL1-like, whose translation MLHHHGGAGSPYMAPTTTTAGTGTAPFSPTPTGPAIVSVTDIPAASPTMQLQLAEPSAIFEELPAGGSGSGAGAAASIQDDDMQADFGASGAGASGSGGHHRWPREETLALIRIRTEMDADFRNAPLKAPLWEDVARKLAGLGYQRSAKKCKEKFENVDKYYKRTKDARAGRQDGKSYRFFSQLEALHAAAPPPPQLLPPPSGMSVTTVQAGPHQPAAMAWTAGPTALGPPTGAGLLDLSFSSMSGSESDSDSYSDDYDDSDAGEQDLGRGECDREMVAIFEGMMKQVTDKQDAMQRVFLETLQRWEAERTAREEAWRRQEVARMNREREQLARERAAAASRDAALIAFLQRVGGGQGQPVRLPPHSAGIVPAPPMLDRTPPSPRHDAAATSLQQLVPGPLKAVEALAWAGGEGSGSSSSSRWPKEEVEALIQMRNEKDEQYQDAGTKGPLWEDIAAGMRRIGYNRSAKRCKEKWENINKYYKKVKESNKRRLEDSKTCPYFHQLDAMYLKKHRGGGRGSRTAPGANMATAVAVAATVQDNPSQRELEGKSSNDVDNRKNDYQGNVQASPGNGDTAPTTTPPGDGAKNKTAEDSVNETNVQHQHQQQQEFSADETDSDDDINMARDHTVYTEEGNDEDKMKYKMGVQKTYVIGSSGNVPAPAAAAAAPPPPPTAAAATAAAPTSSAAPTSSTFLAVQ comes from the exons atgcTGCACCACCACGGTGGCGCCGGGTCCCCGTACATGgccccgacgacgacgacggctggCACGGGCACGGCCCCGTTCTCGCCGACGCCGACGGGGCCCGCCATCGTGTCTGTCACCGACATCCCAGCCGCCTCGCCGACGATGCAGCTGCAGCTGGCGGAGCCGAGTGCTATTTTCGAGGAATTGCCAGcgggcggctccggctccggcgccgGTGCCGCGGCCAGCATCCAAGACGACGACATGCAGGCCGACTTCGGCGCCAGCGGCGCGGGAGCGTCCGGCTCGGGCGGCCACCACCGGTGGCCGCGCGAGGAGACGCTGGCGCTCATCAGGATCCGGACGGAGATGGACGCCGACTTCCGGAACGCCCCCCTCAAAGCGCCGCTCTGGGAGGACGTCGCCAG GAAGCTTGCAGGGCTGGGCTACCAACGGAGCGCCAAGAAGTGCAAGGAGAAGTTCGAGAACGTGGACAAGTACTACAAGCGAACCAAGGACGCCCGCGCCGGGCGCCAGGACGGCAAGAGCTATCGCTTCTTCTCGCAGCTCGAGGCTCTGCAcgccgcggcgccgccgccgccgcagctgctGCCGCCCCCCTCGGGCATGAGCGTGACCACGGTGCAAGCTGGCCCTCATCAGCCGGCGGCAATGGCATGGACGGCGGGCCCTACGGCGCTGGGCCCACCCACCGGCGCCGGCCTGCTGGACCTCAGCTTCTCGTCGATGTCAGGGTCAGAGTCCGACTCCGACTCCTACTCGGATGACTACGACGACTCTGATGCCGGTGAGCAGGACCTCGGCAGGGGCGAGTGCGACAGGGAGATGGTGGCGATCTTCGAGGGGATGATGAAGCAGGTCACGGACAAGCAAGACGCCATGCAGCGCGTGTTCCTGGAGACGCTGCAGCGGTGGGAGGCGGAGCGCACGGCGCGCGAGGAGGCGTGGCGGCGGCAGGAGGTCGCCCGCATGAACCGTGAGCGCGAGCAGCTCGCCAGGGAGCGCGCCGCCGCGGCCTCCCGCGACGCCGCGCTGATCGCGTTCCTCCAGCGCGTCGGCGGGGGGCAGGGGCAGCCCGTGCGGCTCCCTCCTCACAGCGCCGGCATCGTGCCCGCGCCGCCAATGCTGGACCGCACCCCTCCGTCGCCTCGGCACGACGCGGCGGCCACCTCGCTTCAGCAGCTGGTTCCCGGGCCGCTCAAGGCGGTGGAGGCCTTGGCGTGGGCGGGAGGCGAGGGCAGCgggtcctcgtcgtcgtcgcggtGGCCCAAGGAGGAAGTGGAGGCGCTGATCCAGATGCGGAACGAGAAGGACGAGCAGTACCAGGACGCGGGGACCAAGGGGCCGCTTTGGGAGGACATCGCCGCCGGGATGCGCAGGATCGGGTACAACCGGAGCGCCAAGCGGTGCAAGGAGAAGTGGGAGAACATCaacaagtactacaagaaggtgaaggagagcaACAAGAGGCGCCTCGAGGACTCCAAGACCTGCCCTTACTTCCACCAGCTCGACGCCATGTACCTCAAGAAACAccgtggcggcggcagaggcagcaGAACTGCACCTGGAGCGAAcatggccaccgccgtcgccgtcgctgctACCGTGCAGGACAACCCGAGCCAGCGCGAGCTCGAGGGAAAGAGCAGCAACGATGTCGACAACCGGAAGAATGATTACCAGGGAAACGTGCAGGCTTCTCCCGGCAACGGCGATACAGCACCGACGACCACCCCGCCTGGTGACGGCGCCAAAAACAAG ACGGCAGAGGACAGTGTGAATGAAACAAATGTGCAGCatcagcaccagcagcagcaggagtTCAGTGCGGACGAGACGGACAGCGACGACGACATCAACATGGCAAGAGACCACACAGTCTACACTGAAGAAGGCAACGACGAAGACAAAATGAAGTACAAGATGGGCGTCCAGAAGACTTATGTGATCGGGAGCAGCGGCAACGTACctgcaccagcagcagcagcagcagcaccaccacccccaccgacagcagcagcagcgacggcTGCGGCACCGACGAGTTCAGCTGCCCCAACGAGCAGCACCTTCCTTGCCGTTCAGTAG